The sequence CAGAAAACTTTACATCGCTACCAACGAATTCAGAAGCACGACctgccaaaataaaaaaaattacaaaaaattataagaaataaccttatacaaatataatgaaaataatttcGAATATAACGTACGTATTATAAATCTGTTGATTTGTATACCCCAAGGTGTAACGACAATCTTCAAATGTGCCTACACCACGTtaataaaacaaataatcaattactacaacaacaacaacgacagcAACATAGCCAGTATTTACACGAAAAACAAAGTGCGAGGCAAGATACCTCAACAAAGAATATTACGATTGGCCTTTCAGAAATTATTTCCATCAAAGTCCATTTTGATAACTAGTATGCTAAGATATCAAGGGCAGTTTGCTGAACAATGTATTGTAGATTTGATACCTCGGATATCACTTATATCGTAATAAAGAATTACCATGAATACCAAACAGTTATACtgttctatttttatatattgcaAATTTGCTAAATAGACctatatcaaaacaaaaatttacagATTTGCTAAATAGACCtatatcaaaatgaaaaattaataataacctAAATCATCAATaccaaataattattattataccTTAAACGACAAACTACTTTTCACCGTCAATTACCATGAATACCAAACAATTCTATTGTTCTATTTCTATATATTGCAGATTTGCTAAATAGAcctatatcaaaaataaaaatttcaaaaatttgcaGATTTGCTAAATAGACCtatatcaaaatgaaaaattaataataacctAAATCATCAATACCAAACAGTAAAATAGAATAATTATTATACCTTAAACGACAAACTACTTTTCACCGTCATAGTTTTGTTATCCTTTGTTTCACATACCAAATCATCCAAAATGACATCGTTCTTTCGAGGAATGAACGAACGATATACGATCAATAAAAggtatcaaaaaataaattccaGGATTTAAAATTCGAGAGAAGACTCTAAGACATTCAACCACGTAAACTTCAGATTCCGGAACAATTTGAACTCCTGACTTGATTAATTTTGCAGCATTTTCCCTGAAGAAGAGCAATATCAGTAAGTAAGATAATAAAAACAATTAAGCAAAATGTTTAGGAAAAAGTTAACAAACTACCCATAAAAACGAGGATGAAGAGTTGAAGAAACTCTAAACCCATTTAGAAATGAAAAGGGAGAAAACAAATTCATTTTGAAGGCAAAGGAAAAAGTGAGAGGGTTTATGAGAGGGGGTTTATGAAGACCTATATGAGCTTAAAAGGAATTCTGGGCTTTGAAAATACCGGGTAAGTCATTTTTCGTTATACTGGGCTGCTGATGGGTCACATAGATAATGCTCCTCTACAATGGGCATTTCCAGTGTATCCTTCACAACACAGACAAAACCGAATGGCTGAATGTAGTGTCAGACACATACCAGCATCCAATACTCTTAGCCCAGCTAATGTTTTAGAATATTTGTATCCTTCACAACACAGACAAAACCGAATGGCTGAATGTAGTTTCAGACACATACCAGCATCCAATACTCTTAGCCCAGCTAATGTATTAGAATATTCCATCTGGATATATCTAGCTTATTAGATTGGCAGTTGAAGTTCTCTTTGTTTTTGCTGTAGGCACACTTGACACAGGAAATAAAGGTAATACGGGACAATGTTTGAACCCTGCCTTTGTTCATGCTCTGACTGTTCCTGATGTTGCTGTGGTGGATAAATTTGTGAAGATTTGTGCTGTGGCTAGGGGTGATGGAGTTGTTTCTGTTATGAACGTTGAGTCAGAGCTCGATACTGTCAAGTCCAAGAGttcaactaaacccaagaaaggTTCTAAGCCAGCCCCTAAAGTTGGCAGTTCTTCTGCTGATCCTGAAAGTGGAAATCAAAATGGAGGAGACCTGCACCTTGATCACTCTATGGGAGGACACAGTGCTGCTGTATCCcgtgtgtaagttttctataaaGCATAGCATGCTCAAATCTACCGTTGCCAGCCGGCACTAATCTGCTGAAATTCTGTTAGGACTTTTTCCACATTTGGAGACAAAGGGAAGTTCATAATATCAGGTGGAAATGACAAACAAGTAAAAGTATGGGATTGGTGTAAGTTTTTCATGGCTGGTGAGACTAGCAGTGGCAACGATTTCCTTCGTTCTAGCTTAAGTTTGAGCAGAAAAGTGAGTTCCACTTCATTGCTTTTTATGCCCTCTGTGTCCCCCACTTCATACCTCAGTTATTTCGTATATTTGTCTCACAATCGGTTCTTTAAGTAGGTGAATTGGCTTTGCACAACTCCTACTGATTCAGAGAACTTAGTTGTCTGCGATACATCCAAGGTAGTGAAGGTTTACAACATCAGGTGAAGCAGCGCAGATTGAGCTGAGATATTTCTACTTGTACATGATATGACCCTCGCAGAAAGTTATGCTCCCAATACGCCAGTTTTGGCTCTCTCATATACGCTAAACCGAACGTGCATGGCTTTGCCAAACAAAAGTTCTATCCTGCAAGGTTGTGACCTAAATAGCTAGGTGTTACAACAATGATATTGGTGGTAGGGTAATAGGGATTTGG comes from Capsicum annuum cultivar UCD-10X-F1 chromosome 2, UCD10Xv1.1, whole genome shotgun sequence and encodes:
- the LOC107859262 gene encoding WD repeat-containing protein 53 isoform X1 yields the protein MEEPRKLKGHKGSTTCCIASLNRPGLIATAAEDGCVCWFDLRCKDRIFTMDVGNGNPVSSICFMPGNEDVFYVSLGSEVKCFDVNMVTAPKLLHSYNYNKDEINQIACSSKSSFLAAADDSGDVKIIDIRQNRMYKTLRDGHTSICSSVQFIPWRPWEVITGGLDSKLVLWDFSKGRQRKIWDFGTLDTGNKGNTGQCLNPAFVHALTVPDVAVVDKFVKICAVARGDGVVSVMNVESELDTVKSKSSTKPKKGSKPAPKVGSSSADPESGNQNGGDLHLDHSMGGHSAAVSRVTFSTFGDKGKFIISGGNDKQVKVWDWCKFFMAGETSSGNDFLRSSLSLSRKVNWLCTTPTDSENLVVCDTSKVVKVYNIR
- the LOC107859262 gene encoding WD repeat-containing protein 53 isoform X2; this translates as MEEPRKLKGHKGSTTCCIASLNRPGLIATAAEDGCVCWFDLRCKDRIFTMDVGNGNPVSSICFMPGNEDVFYVSLGSEVKCFDVNMIACSSKSSFLAAADDSGDVKIIDIRQNRMYKTLRDGHTSICSSVQFIPWRPWEVITGGLDSKLVLWDFSKGRQRKIWDFGTLDTGNKGNTGQCLNPAFVHALTVPDVAVVDKFVKICAVARGDGVVSVMNVESELDTVKSKSSTKPKKGSKPAPKVGSSSADPESGNQNGGDLHLDHSMGGHSAAVSRVTFSTFGDKGKFIISGGNDKQVKVWDWCKFFMAGETSSGNDFLRSSLSLSRKVNWLCTTPTDSENLVVCDTSKVVKVYNIR